The following proteins come from a genomic window of Finegoldia magna ATCC 29328:
- a CDS encoding NAD(P)/FAD-dependent oxidoreductase — translation MNVAIIGAGAAGLMAASFIKEEYEIHIFDHNEKIGKKLFITGKGRCNITNSCEVQDLIENINTNKYFCYSPFYDFTNEQVINFFNSNGLKTKIERGNRVFPKSDKSSDVIKVFEKILKNKNVNLHLNEQVNKIYKSDKFYLTTSINKYSFDKVIIACGGKSYPNTGSDGSLYNQITRLGHTINEMKPGLSAIILKENVEELEGVSLKNIGLKCYINNKMIFNEIGEMIFTRKGISGPLVLTLSSILSKKNGDIKISIDLKPGLTDQKLDDRILRDFSDNQNKTIENAISKITIKKLILPILKSANINPNKKVNEITKFERDNLRKIIKSFDLTYVSNEKLDYAIISVGGVDVNEIDPSTMESKLVKDLYFCGEVIDVDGFTGGFNLQFAFSTGYLAGINI, via the coding sequence ATGAACGTAGCAATAATAGGAGCTGGTGCAGCAGGGTTGATGGCTGCAAGTTTTATTAAAGAAGAATATGAAATACATATTTTTGACCATAATGAGAAAATAGGTAAAAAACTGTTCATTACTGGAAAAGGAAGATGTAATATTACCAATTCATGTGAAGTTCAAGATTTGATTGAAAATATAAATACAAATAAATATTTTTGTTACAGCCCATTTTATGACTTTACAAACGAACAAGTCATAAATTTTTTTAATTCCAATGGACTAAAAACTAAAATTGAACGTGGAAATAGAGTTTTTCCAAAAAGCGATAAATCATCAGATGTTATTAAAGTATTTGAAAAGATTTTAAAAAATAAAAATGTAAATTTACACTTGAATGAACAAGTAAATAAAATTTATAAATCTGATAAATTTTATCTGACTACAAGCATTAACAAATATTCGTTTGATAAAGTTATTATAGCGTGTGGCGGTAAATCATATCCAAACACTGGATCGGATGGATCACTTTACAATCAAATAACCAGGTTAGGTCATACTATTAATGAAATGAAGCCAGGCCTAAGCGCAATTATTTTAAAAGAAAATGTGGAAGAATTAGAGGGAGTTAGTCTTAAAAATATAGGCCTAAAATGTTATATCAATAATAAAATGATATTCAACGAAATAGGTGAAATGATTTTTACAAGAAAAGGAATTTCCGGACCTTTAGTGCTTACTTTATCAAGTATTTTATCCAAGAAAAATGGAGATATTAAAATATCTATAGACTTGAAACCAGGATTGACAGATCAAAAACTTGATGATAGGATTTTAAGAGATTTCAGCGATAATCAAAACAAAACCATTGAAAATGCAATAAGTAAAATAACTATAAAAAAATTGATATTGCCTATTTTAAAATCTGCAAATATAAATCCAAATAAAAAAGTAAATGAAATAACAAAATTTGAACGTGACAATTTAAGAAAAATCATAAAAAGTTTCGATTTAACTTACGTTTCAAATGAAAAGCTTGATTATGCAATTATTAGTGTTGGGGGAGTTGATGTAAACGAGATTGACCCAAGCACAATGGAATCAAAGCTTGTAAAAGATTTGTATTTCTGTGGAGAGGTCATCGATGTTGATGGCTTTACGGGAGGATTTAACTTACAATTTGCTTTTTCAACGGGTTATTTAGCGGGGATAAATATATGA
- the recN gene encoding DNA repair protein RecN encodes MLNSLYIENFAIIDKINVDFTEGLNIITGETGSGKSILIEAFELLLGQRFNKSFIRDSSKKTIVEATFTINDNSKIKFLEDMGYNVGDGVIIISRIVDTNLKSINKLNSRSITLNTLNELMSKFVDIHGQNGTQSLLNKDFYIDLIDSFEKEETVKIKIQLSGILKNIVDYKKSYKSFNISNEEKDRQLDIINYQIDEISQIDLENLDEEELENEYNKLSNVNLIKNNIGEILNMYSDENYNEQDINTMFNIVLSKIDSISEFDNEVNSFKQDLDKIYYDMDDLFSRISSYSSSIYQDEFKLNDLENKIAIITNLKRKYGKSINDIISFKIDLENRLKELNEITENKRKFKELIDSEYKKGIELSDRLHSIRKEIVSKLENLIVQNLKDLNMKHADFKVKFEKLSEFNEKGYDSLDFLIKTNLGQDLKPMASIASGGEISRIMLGFKSVISDFEDINTLIFDEIDTGISGRTALVVGEKLIDLSKDKQVISISHLPQIASLSDNHILIEKIDCDNETKSILKVLTPEEKVNEISRLIGGINITETTTEQAKLMINQANELKKYRR; translated from the coding sequence ATGTTAAATTCTCTTTATATAGAAAATTTTGCAATAATTGACAAAATAAATGTAGATTTTACGGAAGGACTTAATATAATAACTGGAGAAACTGGTTCAGGAAAATCAATTTTGATAGAAGCTTTCGAACTTCTTCTGGGACAAAGATTTAACAAAAGTTTTATTAGAGATTCTTCAAAAAAGACAATAGTTGAAGCTACATTTACAATTAATGATAATTCTAAAATTAAGTTTTTAGAAGATATGGGATACAATGTAGGAGATGGAGTAATAATAATCTCTAGGATTGTAGACACTAATTTAAAAAGCATAAATAAACTAAACAGTAGATCAATAACTCTTAACACATTAAATGAGCTTATGAGTAAATTTGTTGATATTCATGGACAAAATGGAACTCAATCACTTTTGAATAAGGATTTTTATATAGATTTAATTGATTCTTTTGAGAAGGAAGAAACTGTAAAAATTAAGATTCAGTTAAGTGGAATTCTAAAAAATATTGTAGATTACAAAAAATCATATAAAAGTTTTAATATTTCAAACGAAGAAAAAGATAGACAGCTCGATATAATTAACTATCAAATTGATGAAATATCTCAAATAGATCTTGAGAATTTGGATGAAGAAGAGCTTGAAAACGAGTACAATAAATTATCAAATGTCAATTTAATTAAAAACAATATTGGTGAAATATTAAATATGTATTCAGATGAAAACTACAATGAACAAGATATCAACACTATGTTTAATATTGTTTTAAGCAAGATAGATTCAATCTCTGAGTTCGATAATGAAGTCAATTCCTTCAAACAAGATTTGGATAAGATATATTATGATATGGATGACTTGTTTTCTAGAATTAGTTCATATTCATCAAGCATCTATCAAGATGAATTTAAATTAAATGACTTAGAAAATAAAATAGCAATAATTACAAATTTAAAGAGAAAATACGGAAAATCTATTAATGATATTATTTCATTTAAAATAGATTTAGAGAATCGACTTAAAGAACTTAATGAAATTACTGAAAACAAAAGAAAATTTAAAGAATTAATTGATTCAGAGTATAAAAAAGGAATTGAACTATCGGATAGGCTTCATTCAATCAGAAAAGAAATTGTTTCAAAATTGGAAAACTTGATTGTTCAAAATCTAAAAGATTTGAATATGAAACATGCTGATTTTAAAGTTAAATTCGAAAAACTTTCTGAATTCAATGAAAAAGGATATGATTCACTGGATTTTCTTATTAAAACGAATTTAGGACAAGATTTAAAACCAATGGCATCTATTGCTTCTGGTGGTGAAATTTCAAGAATTATGCTTGGATTTAAATCAGTAATATCAGATTTTGAAGATATCAATACTCTTATTTTTGATGAAATTGATACAGGAATAAGTGGAAGGACTGCTTTGGTAGTTGGTGAAAAACTTATTGATTTATCAAAGGATAAACAAGTGATTTCAATAAGTCATTTACCTCAAATTGCTTCATTGAGTGATAACCACATTTTAATTGAAAAAATTGATTGCGACAATGAAACTAAGTCAATTTTAAAAGTATTAACTCCTGAAGAAAAGGTAAACGAAATTTCAAGATTGATTGGCGGTATAAATATAACAGAAACTACAACTGAACAAGCAAAACTAATGATCAATCAAGCAAATGAATTAAAAAAATATAGGAGATAA
- a CDS encoding tRNA (mnm(5)s(2)U34)-methyltransferase, whose amino-acid sequence MIYNNTKTLVESLMKSKIPTSKICLDMTFGNGNDSYKMLSINKSIQVYGFDIQKNCIDNAKKTNNLKVINDSHLNFENYTNEKIDFAVFNLGYLPGGDKNITTDYDTVIKTLEKLLKLMNIEGQIVITFYPGHRPGFEESINIINFLRNLNQKEFNVIRYDFINQINNPPFVCLIERIK is encoded by the coding sequence ATGATTTATAATAATACTAAAACATTAGTAGAATCATTGATGAAAAGTAAAATACCAACTTCAAAAATATGTTTAGACATGACATTTGGAAATGGAAATGATTCATATAAAATGCTATCTATAAATAAAAGTATACAAGTTTACGGGTTCGATATTCAAAAAAATTGTATTGATAATGCAAAGAAAACTAATAACTTAAAAGTTATAAATGATTCGCACTTAAATTTTGAAAACTATACTAATGAAAAAATTGATTTTGCTGTATTTAATTTAGGATATCTTCCAGGTGGAGATAAAAATATTACAACTGATTATGATACTGTTATTAAAACTTTAGAAAAACTTTTGAAATTAATGAACATTGAAGGTCAAATTGTTATTACTTTTTATCCTGGACATAGGCCTGGATTTGAAGAAAGTATAAACATAATTAATTTTTTGCGAAATTTAAACCAAAAAGAATTCAATGTTATACGATACGATTTTATAAATCAGATTAATAATCCACCTTTTGTATGTTTGATTGAAAGGATAAAATAA
- a CDS encoding NUDIX hydrolase, translating to MDYEEKTIKSEMIYEGRILNLRLDTVELPNRKYSKREIIEHANAVCIIALKDNKLFFVSQYRKAIDQQLMELPAGLIEHNETPKDAAIREMREEIGYNCNSLTYLFDAYSSPGFSDEKVSFFMAQDLFKDELEADDDEFLNIELIEQDKLMQMIEDGVIIDGKTIMGILYYLRNVN from the coding sequence ATGGATTATGAAGAAAAAACTATAAAAAGTGAAATGATATATGAGGGGAGAATTTTAAACCTCCGATTAGATACTGTTGAACTTCCTAACAGAAAATACTCAAAAAGAGAAATTATAGAACATGCAAATGCTGTATGCATAATTGCATTAAAAGATAACAAATTATTTTTCGTTAGTCAATATAGAAAAGCTATTGATCAACAATTAATGGAATTGCCTGCTGGATTAATTGAACACAACGAAACACCAAAGGACGCAGCCATTAGGGAAATGAGAGAAGAAATTGGCTATAATTGTAATAGTTTAACTTACTTATTTGATGCATATTCATCTCCAGGTTTCAGCGACGAAAAAGTAAGTTTCTTCATGGCACAAGATTTATTTAAAGACGAACTTGAAGCCGATGATGATGAATTTTTGAATATAGAGCTCATCGAACAAGATAAATTAATGCAGATGATAGAAGATGGCGTTATAATTGATGGCAAAACAATTATGGGAATTCTATATTATCTAAGGAATGTGAATTAA
- the scpB gene encoding SMC-Scp complex subunit ScpB, with protein sequence MEDKIIRNKIESLLFIWGEPLDISSISEAINLSKKETRNMLDDLIKEYEYRNTSLEIRCINDSYQIQTKKEYFEFLKEIFIKNKNTRLTNTTMEVLSIIAYKQPITRIEIDEIRGVKSSSSIDTLTKKNLIKEVGRLDKIGKPILYGTTDEFLFYFNINSLEDLPKLNEIEKLIREKENENK encoded by the coding sequence ATGGAAGATAAAATTATTAGAAATAAAATTGAATCTTTACTTTTCATATGGGGTGAACCATTAGATATTTCTTCAATATCTGAGGCCATAAACCTTAGCAAAAAAGAAACTAGAAATATGCTTGATGATTTAATAAAAGAGTATGAATATAGAAATACTTCTCTAGAAATCAGATGCATAAACGATAGCTACCAAATACAAACTAAAAAAGAATATTTCGAATTTTTAAAAGAAATTTTTATTAAGAATAAAAACACGAGATTAACTAATACCACAATGGAAGTTTTATCGATTATAGCTTACAAGCAGCCAATTACAAGAATTGAAATAGATGAAATTAGAGGAGTAAAATCAAGTTCATCAATTGATACTTTAACTAAAAAAAATCTTATAAAGGAAGTTGGAAGATTAGATAAAATAGGAAAGCCTATATTATATGGTACAACCGATGAGTTCTTGTTTTATTTCAATATAAATTCATTAGAAGATCTTCCAAAATTAAATGAGATAGAGAAACTTATTAGGGAAAAAGAAAATGAGAATAAATAA
- a CDS encoding pseudouridine synthase → MRINKFIAQSGYCSRRNADELIKNSKVYVNGTILLDLSYQVNDTDIVEVEGKKINLKEDKIYIAINKPIGYASTVKDKFADKKVVDLIKSDTRVYPVGRLDKDSHGLLILTNDGEFTYELTHPKFEHKKIYEVLVKGKPNKTEIKQLKDGILLDGYKLKKSKIEFIENVKNDTKYRVTIFEGRNRQIRRMFDFINHPVLDLKRVQIGNYKMENSLKSGEYKLLKSKDLDLIRGNNDRSKTSK, encoded by the coding sequence ATGAGAATAAATAAGTTCATTGCACAAAGCGGATATTGTTCTAGAAGAAATGCTGATGAATTAATCAAAAACTCAAAAGTCTATGTTAATGGAACAATACTTCTAGATTTATCATATCAAGTAAATGATACGGATATTGTTGAAGTTGAAGGCAAAAAAATAAATTTGAAAGAAGATAAAATTTATATTGCGATTAATAAGCCAATTGGTTACGCTTCAACAGTAAAGGATAAATTCGCTGACAAGAAGGTTGTGGATTTGATAAAATCTGATACAAGAGTTTATCCGGTTGGGCGTTTGGATAAAGATTCTCATGGATTACTAATCTTGACAAATGATGGGGAGTTTACTTATGAGTTAACTCATCCGAAATTCGAGCACAAAAAAATTTATGAGGTTTTGGTAAAAGGAAAACCAAACAAAACAGAAATCAAACAATTGAAAGATGGAATATTATTGGATGGTTATAAATTAAAAAAATCCAAAATTGAATTTATAGAAAATGTTAAAAATGACACTAAGTATAGGGTAACTATTTTTGAAGGTAGAAATAGACAAATTAGAAGAATGTTTGATTTTATTAATCATCCAGTTTTGGATTTAAAAAGGGTTCAAATTGGAAATTACAAAATGGAAAATAGCTTAAAAAGTGGAGAATACAAGCTGTTAAAAAGTAAAGATTTGGATTTAATACGAGGTAATAATGATAGAAGTAAGACTAGCAAATAG
- a CDS encoding segregation and condensation protein A, whose product MSLIIETEEFNGPMDLLLNLVEKEKIDIENVDLAKITNKFIEEVENLKNHSTKDLTDFIYLASTLLYIKSKKLLPKNDFDEDDQIDEDLIKQRLIEYKKFKEISKQLIELENISSKHFRKIQEDLSVYQLEKENLIVPDINLLSETLLDILSRDENRIVIEETEIIEAEEYKIEDCIEDILWKVEKNKKYNFASFLSKKSNRNEVISVFLALLELLKSNILKVVKNENNMEILMR is encoded by the coding sequence ATGAGTTTAATAATTGAAACTGAAGAATTTAACGGTCCGATGGATCTTCTATTGAACTTGGTAGAAAAAGAGAAAATCGATATAGAAAATGTTGATTTAGCAAAAATTACAAATAAATTTATTGAAGAAGTTGAGAATTTGAAAAATCATTCTACTAAAGATTTGACTGATTTCATTTACTTAGCTTCTACTTTGTTATATATCAAATCAAAAAAATTGTTGCCAAAAAATGACTTTGATGAGGATGATCAAATCGATGAAGATTTGATTAAACAACGATTAATCGAGTACAAAAAATTTAAAGAAATTTCTAAACAATTGATTGAATTAGAAAACATCTCATCTAAGCATTTTAGAAAAATTCAAGAGGATTTGTCAGTTTATCAATTAGAAAAAGAAAATCTTATTGTACCAGATATTAATTTATTATCTGAAACTTTGTTAGATATCTTAAGTAGAGACGAAAATAGAATAGTAATCGAAGAAACAGAGATTATAGAAGCGGAAGAGTATAAAATCGAAGATTGTATAGAGGATATATTGTGGAAGGTAGAAAAAAATAAAAAATATAATTTTGCATCTTTTCTGTCTAAGAAGTCTAATAGAAATGAAGTTATTTCAGTGTTTCTAGCTTTATTAGAATTATTAAAATCAAACATATTGAAAGTTGTAAAAAATGAGAATAATATGGAAATATTAATGAGGTAA
- a CDS encoding site-2 protease family protein — protein MLETINHYIIIIFVLLPTIVLHELAHGYVAYWMGDNTAKNMGRLSFNPIDHIDPLGAISLILFKFGWAKPVPINSYNFRKRHLGMFLVSIAGVTVNLILGLIFSFLYVRFSHVNPVVSEILSLFIVYNVYFAVFNLIPVPPLDGSKVVTAFFPGKFLDFMAKYEKYTYFILLILIFSGVLGKVLTPITSFIIDKFLRLAIAL, from the coding sequence ATGTTAGAAACAATAAACCATTACATTATAATTATATTTGTATTACTTCCAACGATTGTTCTTCATGAATTAGCTCATGGTTATGTTGCGTACTGGATGGGAGATAATACTGCTAAAAACATGGGTAGATTGAGTTTTAATCCTATTGATCATATTGACCCATTAGGTGCAATCAGTTTGATTTTATTTAAGTTTGGTTGGGCAAAGCCAGTTCCAATTAACTCTTATAATTTTAGAAAAAGGCACCTAGGAATGTTTTTAGTTTCAATAGCAGGGGTTACTGTAAATTTAATTTTAGGATTAATATTCTCGTTTTTATATGTTAGATTTTCGCATGTAAATCCGGTAGTATCAGAGATTTTGAGCTTATTCATAGTATATAATGTATATTTTGCAGTTTTTAACTTGATACCTGTTCCGCCATTAGATGGATCAAAAGTTGTAACTGCGTTTTTCCCGGGTAAATTTTTAGATTTCATGGCAAAATACGAGAAATATACTTACTTTATATTACTGATATTAATATTTTCAGGTGTTTTAGGAAAAGTTTTAACTCCTATAACATCATTTATAATAGATAAATTTTTAAGGTTAGCAATTGCGTTATGA